From Phragmites australis chromosome 5, lpPhrAust1.1, whole genome shotgun sequence, a single genomic window includes:
- the LOC133920107 gene encoding thioredoxin M4, chloroplastic-like isoform X1 — MEEKANCLCSFLVVLAPPAVTQVGKENNATTGETNTASCQKETSREKSTSLAPTSAMAPAPAYAAAAAGAAAAAALSHVRVRGTRAPPHRLSFPSKSPPPWAAISLPPGPRHAAPAATASEDRVEEEEGPAWVELEPISSEQQLDRALTEAQQLDLPIVLLWMATWCRKCIYLKPKLEKLAAEYHPRIRFYCVDVNAVPQKLVSRAGVTLEQKMPSIQLWSDSQKQAEVIGGHKSWLVMDDIRKMIEREE; from the exons ATGGAAGAGAAAGCAAATTGTCTATGTTCATTTCTGGTAGTGCTGGCCCCACCTGCAGTGACACAAGTCGGCAAAGAAAATAATGCAACTACAGGAGAAACAAATACGGCATCATGCCAGAAAGAAACAAGCCGAGAAAAGTCCACGTCTCTTGCTCCCACGTCGGCAATGGCCCCTGCCCCTGcctacgccgccgccgccgccggcgcagcggcggcggcggcgctgtcCCACGTTCGAGTTCGTGGCACCCGCGCTCCCCCACACCGTCTCTCCTTTCCCTCCAAATCGCCACCCCCGTGGGCCGCGATCTCGCTGCCTCCGGGGCCTCGCCACGCGGCTCCGGCGGCAACCGCGTCTGAGGACagggtggaggaagaggagggtcCGGCGTGGGTGGAGCTGGAGCCCATCAGCAGCGAGCAGCAACTGGACCGGGCTCTCACGGAGGCGCAGCAGCTCGACCTTCCCATCGTCCTGCTCTG GATGGCGACTTGGTGCAGAAAATGTATATATCTGAAGCCTAAGCTTGAGAAATTGGCCGCGGAATACCATCCAAG AATCCGGTTCTACTGTGTCGATGTCAATGCTGTTCCACAGAAGCTTGTGAGCCGTGCAGGAGTAACA CTGGAGCAGAAGATGCCTTCTATACAG CTGTGGAGTGACTCCCAGAAACAGGCCGAGGTGATAGGTGGGCACAAATCTTGGCTGGTAATGGATGACATCCGGAAGATGATCGAGCGGGAGGAATGA
- the LOC133920107 gene encoding thioredoxin M4, chloroplastic-like isoform X2, producing the protein MEEKANCLCSFLVVLAPPAVTQVGKENNATTGETNTASCQKETSREKSTSLAPTSAMAPAPAYAAAAAGAAAAAALSHVRVRGTRAPPHRLSFPSKSPPPWAAISLPPGPRHAAPAATASEDRVEEEEGPAWVELEPISSEQQLDRALTEAQQLDLPIVLLWMATWCRKCIYLKPKLEKLAAEYHPRIRFYCVDVNAVPQKLVSRAGVTKMPSIQLWSDSQKQAEVIGGHKSWLVMDDIRKMIEREE; encoded by the exons ATGGAAGAGAAAGCAAATTGTCTATGTTCATTTCTGGTAGTGCTGGCCCCACCTGCAGTGACACAAGTCGGCAAAGAAAATAATGCAACTACAGGAGAAACAAATACGGCATCATGCCAGAAAGAAACAAGCCGAGAAAAGTCCACGTCTCTTGCTCCCACGTCGGCAATGGCCCCTGCCCCTGcctacgccgccgccgccgccggcgcagcggcggcggcggcgctgtcCCACGTTCGAGTTCGTGGCACCCGCGCTCCCCCACACCGTCTCTCCTTTCCCTCCAAATCGCCACCCCCGTGGGCCGCGATCTCGCTGCCTCCGGGGCCTCGCCACGCGGCTCCGGCGGCAACCGCGTCTGAGGACagggtggaggaagaggagggtcCGGCGTGGGTGGAGCTGGAGCCCATCAGCAGCGAGCAGCAACTGGACCGGGCTCTCACGGAGGCGCAGCAGCTCGACCTTCCCATCGTCCTGCTCTG GATGGCGACTTGGTGCAGAAAATGTATATATCTGAAGCCTAAGCTTGAGAAATTGGCCGCGGAATACCATCCAAG AATCCGGTTCTACTGTGTCGATGTCAATGCTGTTCCACAGAAGCTTGTGAGCCGTGCAGGAGTAACA AAGATGCCTTCTATACAG CTGTGGAGTGACTCCCAGAAACAGGCCGAGGTGATAGGTGGGCACAAATCTTGGCTGGTAATGGATGACATCCGGAAGATGATCGAGCGGGAGGAATGA
- the LOC133920107 gene encoding uncharacterized protein LOC133920107 isoform X3, producing MEEKANCLCSFLVVLAPPAVTQVGKENNATTGETNTASCQKETSREKSTSLAPTSAMAPAPAYAAAAAGAAAAAALSHVRVRGTRAPPHRLSFPSKSPPPWAAISLPPGPRHAAPAATASEDRVEEEEGPAWVELEPISSEQQLDRALTEAQQLDLPIVLLWMATWCRKCIYLKPKLEKLAAEYHPRTCHAESGSTVSMSMLFHRSL from the exons ATGGAAGAGAAAGCAAATTGTCTATGTTCATTTCTGGTAGTGCTGGCCCCACCTGCAGTGACACAAGTCGGCAAAGAAAATAATGCAACTACAGGAGAAACAAATACGGCATCATGCCAGAAAGAAACAAGCCGAGAAAAGTCCACGTCTCTTGCTCCCACGTCGGCAATGGCCCCTGCCCCTGcctacgccgccgccgccgccggcgcagcggcggcggcggcgctgtcCCACGTTCGAGTTCGTGGCACCCGCGCTCCCCCACACCGTCTCTCCTTTCCCTCCAAATCGCCACCCCCGTGGGCCGCGATCTCGCTGCCTCCGGGGCCTCGCCACGCGGCTCCGGCGGCAACCGCGTCTGAGGACagggtggaggaagaggagggtcCGGCGTGGGTGGAGCTGGAGCCCATCAGCAGCGAGCAGCAACTGGACCGGGCTCTCACGGAGGCGCAGCAGCTCGACCTTCCCATCGTCCTGCTCTG GATGGCGACTTGGTGCAGAAAATGTATATATCTGAAGCCTAAGCTTGAGAAATTGGCCGCGGAATACCATCCAAG AACTTGTCATGCAGAATCCGGTTCTACTGTGTCGATGTCAATGCTGTTCCACAGAAGCTTGTGA